One stretch of Prunus persica cultivar Lovell chromosome G1, Prunus_persica_NCBIv2, whole genome shotgun sequence DNA includes these proteins:
- the LOC18790063 gene encoding major allergen Pru ar 1, with amino-acid sequence MGVITCTDEYTSPIPPDRLFKALVLDAHNLVPNLMPQAVKSIDTLQGDGRAGSIKQFNFAEGSELKSVKNRVDQVDEENFVYGYTLIEGDALIMEKLEYVSYEVKFEAAEDGGSKNKMVSKYHTKGDFVLQEEDIKTGREKALGMYKVVEAYLLQNPDAYA; translated from the exons ATGGGTGTCATCACGTGTACAGATGAGTACACTTCCCCAATCCCTCCAGACAGGTTGTTCAAGGCCTTGGTCCTTGATGCTCACAACCTTGTCCCAAACCTCATGCCTCAAGCTGTTAAGAGCATTGACACCCTCCAAGGTGATGGAAGGGCAGGAAGCATCAAGCAATTCAACTTCGCTGAAG GTAGCGAACTAAAATCTGTGAAAAACCGTgttgatcaggtggatgaagAGAACTTTGTATATGGCTACACCTTGATTGAAGGAGATGCATTAATAATGGAGAAACTTGAATACGTTTCTTATGAGGTTAAGTTTGAGGCTGCAGAAGATGGTGGTAGTAAGAACAAGATGGTGAGCAAGTACCACACCAAGGGTGACTTTGTGCTGCAAGAGGAAGATATAAAAACTGGCAGGGAAAAGGCATTGGGGATGTACAAAGTCGTAGAAGCCTACCTCCTCCAAAACCCTGATGCCTATGCTTAA